In the genome of Mogibacterium neglectum, the window TTCACATTCAAAAAACCAAAAGACAATCGTTTGATCCTCTTTATGAAAGAACTTTTTAATATCCCATTTAAGAACATCTCCGCGAGTATTCCATTCATAGAACCAATGCTTGATTTTTTCTGTTCCATGATATTCCGGACCCCAGCTTTCTATATACACGGCACTTTCATCAAATAAATCTTGAATATTCGTATCTTCTTTATGAAGCCACATATCAAACCAGCTTCGGATAATGCTTTCTCTTTTTTCCATGTAAACACTTCCTTCTACACTTTATTATTTTACAAGCCTGTATATCGTAAGGGGAATATACCATGCGGCAACAAGAAGCTGCCATACAATCACGATGCAGCCTATCAGACCGCCTACAATGATATTTACGGCAAATATTCCTACGGTTGCGGTAAAGTCATGATTTACAGGAATCAGCCATAAAAACATTCTTCTAATGCCAAATGGAACGCCGCAAAACAGCCATATATAGAAATAGTTTGTTTCTCCGTTTTGCGTAAATATGTTTTTTCCCCAATAAAAGAGAAATGCCGTCAGCAGAACAGGCACTATTACTTTCTTAAAAAAATCTTTCCATATTTCTTCGCGTGTCATAATATCAGCTCCTTTTTTTCTGGGAACTGCTTTCCGTCCTTAAATGTATTGTCTATCCCGTTTCTTTAGTTAGCCTTATCATACCATGAAATATATAGCCCATCCACAAAAAGAATCATTCAAGGGATTTTGTATGCTCCCTACCTGTATTTTCTTTTTGCAAAATCGCGTCTACATTCTGCTTGATCTGCTGATATTCCTTTATTTTCTTTTTCAGCTTTCCATATTCGGAATACAAGGTTTCCTTTTGCTTTTGCAGGGAAGTATATTCTTTCTGCGAAGTGGCAAGATCCGGAAGTTTTGTAATACCTGCGTTCTTTAGTGCCTTTTT includes:
- a CDS encoding nuclear transport factor 2 family protein, encoding MEKRESIIRSWFDMWLHKEDTNIQDLFDESAVYIESWGPEYHGTEKIKHWFYEWNTRGDVLKWDIKKFFHKEDQTIVFWFFECEMKDGTRQSFDGISAITWSMNEKIVKLQEYGCNTERYDPYANSENPVFRDEKSLWF
- a CDS encoding DUF6050 family protein yields the protein MTREEIWKDFFKKVIVPVLLTAFLFYWGKNIFTQNGETNYFYIWLFCGVPFGIRRMFLWLIPVNHDFTATVGIFAVNIIVGGLIGCIVIVWQLLVAAWYIPLTIYRLVK